The genomic interval ACTGTGCCAATCCTCGAGTTCGTCCTCCAGGTTCTCCTCGGAATCACGAGTCTGCTGCTGACACTGCTGATCCTGCTCCACAAGGGGCGCGGCGGCGGGCTGTCCGACATGTTCGGGGGCGGCATGACGTCGGCGCTCGGAT from Microbacterium pumilum carries:
- the secG gene encoding preprotein translocase subunit SecG, translated to MPILEFVLQVLLGITSLLLTLLILLHKGRGGGLSDMFGGGMTSALGSSGLAERNLNRFTIVLALAWFVSIVALGLITKFQGI